The sequence TCGCCCGTAGCCTGCCGAATGGCGGTGTGAATAGCGCCCCCCTTGCCCTGGTTGACCTCGTGCCGAAAATAGCGCACATCGACTCCCGGATTAGCCGCCTGAAACGCCCGGATGCGCGCTTCGGTCTGATCCGTCGAGCAGTCGTTAACCACGATAATTTCTTTGGTCACCTGACCCGCCAACGCAACGTCGGCCACGCGCCGCAAAATGCCTTCGACGGTGCGCTCTTCGTTATAAGCCGGGATTAGTATGGATAGCTTCAAGCAGTGTAGTCTGGTTTATAGGCATACGCCCCGCGGTTAGTCACACAGCCAGCGTTGCTGGTGTGTAACCGACCACCTGGTGATTATTTCACGTCAAAGTTGAGCAGTTCGCGGCCTTCAAGGCTAGCCACCAGCCGGTCACCGACCTGCACCGGCCCAACACCTTTGGGCGTTCCGGTGAAAATGAGGTCACCGGTTTGCAGGGTAAAGTAGCGCGAGACAAACGCGATGAGGTAATCGATTTTGAACAGCATCAGGCTCGTATTGCCCTGCTGCCGGGTTTCGCCGTTGACATCAAGCTGAAAGTTGATGTTCTGAATATCGGCAAATTCGCTTTTCGGCACAAAGCCCGAGATGGGTGCCGAACCGTTGAACCCCTTAGCCAGGTCCCAGGGAAGCCCCTTAGCTTTGAGCTTACTCTGGATGTCGCGGGCGGTAAAATCGATTCCGAGCCCGATCTCGTCGTAGTATTTGTGCGCAAACCGTTCTTCGATGCGCTTGCCCATCTTGCTGATCCGTACGACCACTTCCAACTCGTGGTGCACATCCTGCGAAAAATCGGGGTAATAAAAAGGCTCGTTGTTCCGTAGAATGGCTGTGTCGGGCTTGGTGAAAATGACGGGGTCGTCGGGCTGTTCGTTGTTCAGTTCCCGGATGTGTTCGACGTAATTGCGGCCAACGGCAATGATCTTCATGCAGACGTTCCCCTATACGGTAAGGGCTATTAAACAAATGGACTCGCCACAAATCTAAGGGATAAACGCGGCGTAACCACGCGTAACGCATTTTGGCCAGTAAACGGTCCCAACGAATCGGCCACCAGGAGGCGGTTGAGGTTAAAATTGGGTTACAAATTTTCCCGTTGCGTGCATTGCTAAAACAAAGCGCGTCTTAAGCAAGTCCTTATGGGGCAATTAAATACGACGAACATATCCCTACACACGATGAAACGTACATTCCTGGGCTTTGTCCTGCTCACTGTCGCCTTTGCCTGCGCGAAGGTGCCGCTTACCAACCGTAAGCAGATTTTGCTAGTCCCCAACGATCAGATGCTCCAACTGAGCGCTACCGAGTACAAAAGTTTTCTGGATACGAGCCAAGTTATCAACAGCACGGCCGACGCGCAGATGGTCAATCGGGTGGGCGACCGGATCCGGCGGGCCGTTGAGTCTTACATGAACCAGAACGGCTACGCTCAGCGCCTCGAAGGGTTTAACTGGGAGTATCACCTCGTGCAGGATCGGCAGGTAAACGCCTGGTGCATGCCGGGGGGTAAAATTGTGGTGTACTCGGGCATTCTGCCCTACACGCAAAATGAGGCGGGGTTGGCCACCGTACTGGGCCACGAAGTATCCCACGCTGTAGCCGAGCATGGCAACGAACGGATGAGCGAAGGGCTGGTAGCCAATGGGCTGCTTCAAGCCGGACAGGTGGTTACGGGTATCGCAACAGCCAACAAGACCCCTCAGGTACAGGCGCTCTTCCAGCAAGCTATTGGCACGGGCGGGCCGCTTGCCTACCAGTTCTTCGGCGCACTACCACACAGCCGCCGTCAGGAATCAGAGGCCGATCATCTGGGCCTGATTTTTATGGCTATGGCTGGTTATGACCCCAATGAGGCCATCTCGTTCTGGAGCCGGATGGCCAAAGCCAGCGCCGGGCGCGCCCCTGCCGAGTTCTTCTCCGATCACCCGTCTGACGAGCGCCGGATCGCCGACCTGCAAAAGCTGCTGCCCGACGCCATGAAGTATTATAAGCGATAGGCTTATCTAGCCTGGAAAGTCTGTAAGAAAAGAAGTCCGTAGTCTGGAAAGTCAATTGGTTTGTACAGCGCAAGCAATACAACATTGACTTTCCAGACTACGGACTTCTTTTCTTACAGACTTTCCAGGCTAGATAAGCCTTACAGCGCTGCTACTACCTGCCGAACTTTCTCGGCGGCTTCTTTCAGTTCAACGGCCGACTGCACTTTCAGCCCCGACTCGTCGATGATCTTGGCACCTTCGGCCGCGTTGGTACCCTGCAACCGGACAATGATCGGTACCGGGATGTCGCCGATGGCTTTGTAGGCTTCCACAACGCCCGTAGCTACGCGGTCGCAGCGAACGATACCGCCGAAGATGTTGATCAGGATGGCCTTCACGTTCGGGTCTTTCAGGATGATCCGGAAGCCCGCTTCCACCGTCTTGGCGTTGGCGCCACCCCCTACGTCGAGGAAGTTGGCCGGCTCACCACCCGACAGTTTGATGATGTCCATGGTGGCCATCGCCAGCCCGGCGCCGTTTACCATGCAACCCACGTTCCCGTCGAGTTTCACGTAGTTGAGGTCATTGGCCGACGCTTCTACTTCGAGCGGATCTTCTTCCGTTACGTCGCGGTAGCTGGCCAGATCGGGGTGACGGTACAGGGCGTTGTCGTCGATGTTTACTTTGGCATCGACCGCCATAATTTTATTGTCTGACGTTTTAAGAACGGGGTTGATCTCGAACATCGACGCGTCGGTATCCACGTAAGCTTTATAGAGCGAGGTCACGAATTTGACCATCTCTTTGAAGGCTTCGCCGGTCATGCCCAGGCCAAACGCAATTTTGCGGGCCTGAAACGGTTGCAGGCCAACCGCCGGATCGATCCATTCTTTTACGATTTTCTCGGGTGTTTTTTCGGCTACCTCTTCAATGTCCATACCACCTTCGGTGCTGGCCATGATCACGTTGCAGGCTTTCGAACGATCGAGCAGAATGCCCAGATACATTTCTTTCGGCTCGGTTTCGCCAGGGTAGAATACGTCCTGTGCGACCAGCACTTTGTTCACTTTCTTGCCTTCGGGGCCGGTTTGGTGCGTAACCAGTACGTTGCCGATCAGGTTTTTAGCAATATCGCGCACCTCGTCGACCGATTTGGCCAGGGCTACACCGCGTTGCTCGCCGCCTTTGACTTTTCCTTTCCCGCGGCCTCCCGCGTGGATTTGCGACTTCACGACCACAAACTTCGAGTTTGTCTGAGCCATGATCTGCTTCGCCGCTTCAACGGCCTTCTCGGGCGACTCCGCCACGATGCCTTCCTGAATCCGAACGCCGTAGCGCTTCAATATTTCTTTACCCTGATATTCGTGGATGTTCATACGGACAGCAACACGCGTTAATTTTGGGCCGCAAGTTAAAACGAAAAAGAGTTTTCAGTTTGGAGTTTTCAGTTTAGAGTTGGCTGGCGCGTCAGCATTACTCGTGCGTTCGCCAACTTCAAACTGAAAACGCTAAACTGAAAACTGGAAAAATGCCCATTCTCCACGCTACGAACCTTCGCCGGGCCTACGGGCCGCTCCCCGTCCTGAACGACGTCAGTTTATCCATCGATGCGGGCGAGGTCGTCTCGATTGTGGGGGCTTCTGGAGCGGGTAAGAGTACCCTGTTGCACATCCTGGGTACGTTGGACCGCCCCGACGGTGGTTCCGTTACCCTGGCCGGGCAGGATGTTTTTTCGTTGACCGACAAACAGCTGGCCCGCTTTCGGAATGAGCAGATCGGCTTTGTGTTCCAGTTTCACAACCTGCTGCCTGAGTTTACCGCCCTCGAAAATGTGGCGATTCCGGGCTTCATTGGGGGGCGCGATGAAAAAGCCGTGCGGCAGCGGGCCGCCGAGTTGCTTAGCCGCCTGGGCCTGGCTGACCGGCAGCAGCATTTCCCCGCTCAGCTGTCGGGAGGGGAGCAGCAGCGGGTAGCCGTAGCCCGCGCACTGATCAATCAGCCGGCCGTCGTGTTTGCCGATGAGCCCAGTGGCAACCTTGACTCCCGCAACGCCGAAGAGCTTCACCAACTGTTTTTCGACTTGCGGGATACCTTCGGCCAAACCTTCATCATCGTAACGCACAACGAAACGCTGGCTATGCTGGCCGACCGGTCGATCACGTTGCGCGATGGCCACGTTGTAAAGACCGAATAAGCCCTAATTGAGTATAAATCCGCACCCCATTGAGTGTCTTTACCCAGACACCAAGCCACCTGTTATAGTATTAAATACCCGGAAAAAGCAGTTTTAATCAATTTTTAATACAACATAGCTACTTGATAAATAACCACTTACACAGTTTACTACATGAATTTATAGGCCGACGAACCATTAATTCAGAATTGTGTTTTATACTTGTATCGAAAAGAAAAGTTTTTCATAACGTTGAGTAAATCAGAAAGCCAAGGGGGAGTCTCGCTTGGCTTTTTTGTTTGTAGCCCTGTAAGGTCGTCAAAAGCCTTACAGGGTTTCCTGTTTTATCGTCTGGCACAGTTCAACCAGTACCCCATTGGCCGTTTTGGGGTGTAGGAAACAGACAAGCTTATTGTCGGCTCCCCGCTTGGGTACGTCATTCAGCAGCGTAAATCCCGCCGCTTTCAGCCGCTCCATTTCGGCCCGGATATCATCGACCTCGAAGGCCAGATGGTGAATGCCCTCCCCCCGCTTTTCCAGGTACGTGGCAATAGGGCTATCGGGCCGGGTAGCGGCCAACAATTCGATCTTGGTCTGATTGACCTGAAAAAAAGACGTCATGACGCCTTCCGACGCGACTTCCTCGGCTTTATAGGGCTGGCTGTTGAGCAGCAGGCTAAACAGGTCATTGGAAGTGGCCAGATCGCGGACGGCGATACCGATGTGTTCGACGTTGGTAAACATAGCTGTGCAGAGTTCAGAGTGTATAGGAAGCTGACCCGGTGGGCCAAATAAGCGCGGCTCGTGAACTTTGGCCTTTCAACCTGTTGTTTTGCCTGAAACGAGCTATACAAACATGGTTACGGTAACTGAACAGGCCAAGAATAAAATTGTGGAACTACGCCAGAAAGACGGCCTTAACGATAATTACGCCATCCGGGTGGCAGTGCAGGGCGGCGGTTGCTCAGGGCTGATGTATGATCTTCAGTTCGACACGGCACAGCAACCAACCGACCATGTTGTGGAAGATAAAGGGATTCGGATCTACGTTGACCGCAAAAGTCTGCTGTATCTGGCCGGCACCGAACTCGATTTTTCGGATGGGTTGAACGGCAAAGGCTTCCAGTTTAAAAACCCCAATGCGTCACGTACCTGTGGCTGCGGAGAGAGCTTTGCTGTCTGAGGCGCACCGTTTGCATCATTTCTCAGACCGAATACTCTAAAATAGGCCACCCCGACCGTGCGGTTTAGGGGTGGTTTTTTATATTTATAAGCTGCTTAAACCCCATTTGCGCTTTGGATCTGTACATGAAGCTATACATTGCCGTTGGGTCGGCCATGTTGGTGGTGATGACGTTGTTCATCATCCTCTTCGTAGCATTCTATCAGAACCGCCAGGTACGTCACCTGCTTGCGCTCAACGAACTCCGCGAAGCCAACCGGAAGGAACTCATGGAAGCCACCTTCCAGGGTCAGGAAGCGGAACGCCGCCGCCTCGCCCGCGACCTGCACGACGAGATCGGCACGATGCTCTCGGTGACTAAGCTGAGCCTCAACCAACTGGAGCGACGACTGGCCGTGTTAGCAGAGCAGCCCATCAACGGGGGCGTTGACCGCGACGAATCGGTCGATCTGGAACTGAGCACGCAGCAGGTGCAGAAAACCCGCGCCCTGCTCGACGAAACCATGAGCAATGTGCGCCGCATCAGCCGCGATCTGGTGCCGACGACGCTGGAACGCTTTGGCCTGCTGGCCGCCATCGAAGAACTCACCGAAAAAGCCAGCACGCCCGACATCACCGTGACCCTCGAATCGCCCAGCACGCTGCAACGGCTGACCACGGCGCAGGAACTGATGTTTTACCGCATTGCACAGGAATTGCTTAATAACGCGATCAAGCACGCTTCGGCCACGCTGATCGAGGTGCAGTTTGTCTGCATCGAAGATGCCGTCAGGATGTCGGTGATTGATAATGGGCAGGGTTTTGATTACGACGACGTGGTGAAAGATCAACGCAGTGGGTTAGGTTTGCGGAATATTGAGAGTCGATTGAGCGTAGTAGACGGACATGTAACGTTCGATGTGGCGCCGGGGCGTGGTTCCCGCGTCCATGTTGAAACGCGTAGTCATTAGGCAGCCTTTATCATGGCTAACATCAAATTAGCGTTGGTCGATGACCACAATTTATTCCGGCGGGGTATTGCCTCTATTCTGGGGCAGGTAGCCGATTTTGAGCTGGTGCTGGAAGCCAGTAATGGGCAGGAGTTTATCGAAAAAATACCCCGCAAGATGCCCGACGTCGTGCTGCTCGACCTGCAAATGCCGGTGCTGGATGGCACCGCCACGGCCGATTACCTGCGTGAACATTACCCGCTCATCAAGATCATCGTGCTGACGATGCACGACGAAGACCGTATGGTGCTGCACCTGCTGGAGAAAGGCGTAAGCGGCTACTTACTAAAAGACTCCGATCCCGATGAAGTGGAGAAGGCCGTTCGAAAGGTGATGGACGAAGGGGTGTACCTCAACGAGTTTGTGTCGCGGGCCATGCTGCGGAAAATGACCAACAAAACGACGGTCGTGAAGCAGTCAACGTTGTACAACAGCAAGATTTTACTCTCGGAGCGCGAAAAAGAGGTGCTGAAACTGATTTGCGAAGGCCTTTCTACGGCTGAAATCAGCGACCGCATTTTCCTGAGTCCGCGTACGGTTGAGGGGCATCGGCTGCGCATTCTCGAAAAAACCGGCACCAAAAACACGGCCGGGATGGTCGCCTACGCCTTCAAGAACGATCTGGTGTAGACGGGGTTCCTGGCCAGTAACGGCTTACTATCAACTGGTTATAGAGGCTGGCTGGGCAAAAATGGCCCAATCAGCCTGAAAACGTAGTAATTTGCCGTATGCGTTACATATCCGCTTGTATCGTGGGGCTTGGCTCGGTAGCTCTCTTAGGCTGCACCACGCCGACGACAGAGCCCGTTAGCCTGGGCCCGGATTTTATGCCTTTGGAAACGGGTCGGTTTATCGTATATGACGTGACGGAACAACGCTACTCGCTAACCGCGGCCCCCACCACCACGACTTATCAGCTTAAGGAGACCGTTGGCAACAGCTACACCGACGTGACGGGCCAAACCGCCTATCGGCTGCAACGCTACCGCCGGGCTACGGCCGCGGCCACCTGGACGCCCGACTCGCTCTGGACAGCCCGCCTCACCGACCGCGCCGCCATCCGCACCGAAAACGGCGTTGATTTCGTAAAACTGCAATTCCCGGTTCAGGAACGTGACCGCTGGAACGGCAATCAGTTCAATCAGTACGATGACGACCAGTATCAGACCCGGCAGGTACGTCAACCATACACAATTGGCAGTCAGTCGTTTGACGAAACGGTGCAGGTCGTTCAGCAGGACGATTCGACGCTGGTCTCGCGCGACAAACGGGTAGAAGTCTATGCCCGGCAGCTCGGATTGGTTTATAAGGAGCGGGCTCAGTTTCACTATTGTTCAACGGGGGCTTGCCTCGGCAAAGCACAGATCGATTTTGGCGTGCGGCAGGTGTTCAGACTGGTAGCATATGGAAAGGAATAGGTGGTTGGTTGGCTTACTGGTGCTGAGCATGTGGCTGGTGGGTGCTCGACCCATCCAGGCGCAACGGCTCGGCCAATACCTGCTCCTGTTTCGTGACAAGGCCAACACGCCCTTCACTACCGGCCAGCCCACGCAGTTTTTATCGGCCCGATCGGTAGCGCGGCGGCAACGGCAGGGCCTTCCTATTACCAGCCGCGATCTGCCCGTAACCCCGGCCTATGTGCAAGGGCTGCGGCAGGCCGGGGCGCGGGTACTCTATACCTCACGGTGGCTCAATGCGGCGCTGGTCGAAGCCAATTCGGCGCTATTGCCCACGTTGCTGGCTCTACCCTACGTACAGGGCCTGGAAACGGGACGGGTGCTCAACAATGTGAATGCCCGCCAGAACGCCAGCGTCGATGCTCAGCAACGTACCCAGAAGTTTAGTGAAACGATACCCAGCTACGGGCAGGCCGATTTTCAGCTTCGGCAACTGGGCGTCGATCAGATGCATGCGCAGGGCTTTCGGGGCGAAGGCATGCTCGTGGGCATTCTGGATGCTGGCTTTCTGCGGGCCAATCAGGTGCCTTTTCTGCAAAACCTGTTCGCCGAACAACGCATTGTGGCTACCTATGATTTTGCCGACCGCGAAGCCGACGTTTACGACGATGACACCCACGGCCTGAATGTGTTGTCGGTGATGGCGGGTGAACTGCCCAATCAGTTTTACGGCCCGGCGTTCAAGGCTTCCTACGTACTGCTACGGACCGAGGTGGCGGCTACCGAAAACCCCGTTGAAGAGGCTTATTGGCTTTTGGGAGCCGAATATGCCGACAGCGTCGGCGTCGACGTGCTGAACTCCTCGCTAGGCTATACCACCTTCGACAACCCCGCCGACAACCACACCTATGCCGACCTGACCGGCACCCGAACCCTGGTCAGCCGGGCGGCGACCTGGGCGGGCGAAGCGGGCATTGTGGTGGTTAATTCGGCGGGTAACGAGGGTAACAGCGCCTGGCGGTACATTGGCGCTCC comes from Fibrella aestuarina BUZ 2 and encodes:
- a CDS encoding fumarylacetoacetate hydrolase family protein; this encodes MKIIAVGRNYVEHIRELNNEQPDDPVIFTKPDTAILRNNEPFYYPDFSQDVHHELEVVVRISKMGKRIEERFAHKYYDEIGLGIDFTARDIQSKLKAKGLPWDLAKGFNGSAPISGFVPKSEFADIQNINFQLDVNGETRQQGNTSLMLFKIDYLIAFVSRYFTLQTGDLIFTGTPKGVGPVQVGDRLVASLEGRELLNFDVK
- a CDS encoding M48 family metallopeptidase, whose product is MKRTFLGFVLLTVAFACAKVPLTNRKQILLVPNDQMLQLSATEYKSFLDTSQVINSTADAQMVNRVGDRIRRAVESYMNQNGYAQRLEGFNWEYHLVQDRQVNAWCMPGGKIVVYSGILPYTQNEAGLATVLGHEVSHAVAEHGNERMSEGLVANGLLQAGQVVTGIATANKTPQVQALFQQAIGTGGPLAYQFFGALPHSRRQESEADHLGLIFMAMAGYDPNEAISFWSRMAKASAGRAPAEFFSDHPSDERRIADLQKLLPDAMKYYKR
- the sucC gene encoding ADP-forming succinate--CoA ligase subunit beta, producing the protein MNIHEYQGKEILKRYGVRIQEGIVAESPEKAVEAAKQIMAQTNSKFVVVKSQIHAGGRGKGKVKGGEQRGVALAKSVDEVRDIAKNLIGNVLVTHQTGPEGKKVNKVLVAQDVFYPGETEPKEMYLGILLDRSKACNVIMASTEGGMDIEEVAEKTPEKIVKEWIDPAVGLQPFQARKIAFGLGMTGEAFKEMVKFVTSLYKAYVDTDASMFEINPVLKTSDNKIMAVDAKVNIDDNALYRHPDLASYRDVTEEDPLEVEASANDLNYVKLDGNVGCMVNGAGLAMATMDIIKLSGGEPANFLDVGGGANAKTVEAGFRIILKDPNVKAILINIFGGIVRCDRVATGVVEAYKAIGDIPVPIIVRLQGTNAAEGAKIIDESGLKVQSAVELKEAAEKVRQVVAAL
- a CDS encoding ABC transporter ATP-binding protein encodes the protein MPILHATNLRRAYGPLPVLNDVSLSIDAGEVVSIVGASGAGKSTLLHILGTLDRPDGGSVTLAGQDVFSLTDKQLARFRNEQIGFVFQFHNLLPEFTALENVAIPGFIGGRDEKAVRQRAAELLSRLGLADRQQHFPAQLSGGEQQRVAVARALINQPAVVFADEPSGNLDSRNAEELHQLFFDLRDTFGQTFIIVTHNETLAMLADRSITLRDGHVVKTE
- the mce gene encoding methylmalonyl-CoA epimerase, which translates into the protein MFTNVEHIGIAVRDLATSNDLFSLLLNSQPYKAEEVASEGVMTSFFQVNQTKIELLAATRPDSPIATYLEKRGEGIHHLAFEVDDIRAEMERLKAAGFTLLNDVPKRGADNKLVCFLHPKTANGVLVELCQTIKQETL
- a CDS encoding HesB/IscA family protein; its protein translation is MVTVTEQAKNKIVELRQKDGLNDNYAIRVAVQGGGCSGLMYDLQFDTAQQPTDHVVEDKGIRIYVDRKSLLYLAGTELDFSDGLNGKGFQFKNPNASRTCGCGESFAV
- a CDS encoding sensor histidine kinase → MDLYMKLYIAVGSAMLVVMTLFIILFVAFYQNRQVRHLLALNELREANRKELMEATFQGQEAERRRLARDLHDEIGTMLSVTKLSLNQLERRLAVLAEQPINGGVDRDESVDLELSTQQVQKTRALLDETMSNVRRISRDLVPTTLERFGLLAAIEELTEKASTPDITVTLESPSTLQRLTTAQELMFYRIAQELLNNAIKHASATLIEVQFVCIEDAVRMSVIDNGQGFDYDDVVKDQRSGLGLRNIESRLSVVDGHVTFDVAPGRGSRVHVETRSH
- a CDS encoding response regulator transcription factor, with the protein product MANIKLALVDDHNLFRRGIASILGQVADFELVLEASNGQEFIEKIPRKMPDVVLLDLQMPVLDGTATADYLREHYPLIKIIVLTMHDEDRMVLHLLEKGVSGYLLKDSDPDEVEKAVRKVMDEGVYLNEFVSRAMLRKMTNKTTVVKQSTLYNSKILLSEREKEVLKLICEGLSTAEISDRIFLSPRTVEGHRLRILEKTGTKNTAGMVAYAFKNDLV
- a CDS encoding S8 family serine peptidase; its protein translation is MERNRWLVGLLVLSMWLVGARPIQAQRLGQYLLLFRDKANTPFTTGQPTQFLSARSVARRQRQGLPITSRDLPVTPAYVQGLRQAGARVLYTSRWLNAALVEANSALLPTLLALPYVQGLETGRVLNNVNARQNASVDAQQRTQKFSETIPSYGQADFQLRQLGVDQMHAQGFRGEGMLVGILDAGFLRANQVPFLQNLFAEQRIVATYDFADREADVYDDDTHGLNVLSVMAGELPNQFYGPAFKASYVLLRTEVAATENPVEEAYWLLGAEYADSVGVDVLNSSLGYTTFDNPADNHTYADLTGTRTLVSRAATWAGEAGIVVVNSAGNEGNSAWRYIGAPADSPSILSIGAIDRTEQLAGFSSIGPTPNGRLKPDLVALGVGTVLGSPNGTIVSGNGTSFSSPLVAALATGFWQANPRLTAAQVRESLRLSGSQASSPNPFYGYGIPSFNRATAIARSHYGADAPAVSVYPNPVSGLDPLNVFWSETDPGQEATIRVTDLTGRLVYQERLLSGQSFSVPFMERGLYLLTMTTNTKSRTVKYLRL